AGGCGTTCATGGTGGCTGCGGAGCGGTGGCCGCGCGAGGGTGTACCGCCCAATCCCGGCGGTTGGCTCGCCACCACCGCGACCCGCAAGGCGATCGATTGGCTCCGTCGCGAGTCGCAGCGCGACGCCAAACACCGGGAGGCCCGAATCGTGTACGACGACACCCCTCCCGAGCCGACCGGCCCGGTCGAGGACGACCGGCTCAGACTGGTCTTCACCTGCTGCCACCCCGCGCTCGCGATGGAGGCCCGGGTGGCGCTCACCCTGCGCCTGCTCGGCGGCCTCACCGTCCCCGAGATCGCCCGCGCCTTTCTGGTGCAGGAGACCACGATGGCGCAACGGATCACCCGCGCCAAGGCGAAGATCAAGGCGGCACACATCCCCTACCGGGTGCCCTCGGCCGACGACATCCGCGAGCGGCTCGCCGGCGTGCTCGCGGTCGTCTACCTCATCTTCAACGAGGGCTATCTGGCCGGCGAGGGGGACGACCCGGTGCGGGTCGACCTCACCGACCAGGCGATCCACCTCGGCCGCCTGCTCCGGACCCTCCTTCCGGACGACGGCGAGGTAGCCGGACTGCTCGCCCTGATGCTCTTCACCGACGCCCGTCGCCCGGCGCGCGTGTCCCACACCGGGGAGCTGGTGACCCTCCACGAGCAGGACCGCGGTGCCTGGGACCGCACCCTCATCGCCGAGGGCAACGCCCTGGTTCGGGAGCGGATCGAGGCGGTGGCGGCCGGCGGTGGCCCGCCCGGGCGCTACCAACTGCAGGCCGCGATCAACGCGGTCCACACGGAGGCCCCGTCCGCCCGAGACACCAACTGGTCCACGATCGTCGCCCTCTACGGCCGCATGGTGCTGCTCGACCCCTCGCCGATCGTGCGGCTCAACCGGGCCGTCGCGGTCGCCGAGATCGACGGCCCCGGTGTCGGGCTCGCCGAGATCGACCGGCTCGCCGAGGTTCTTGACGGCTACCACGCCTTCCACGCCGCGCGCGCCGACCTGCTGCGGCGACTCGGCCGCGGCGGCGAGTCGCGGGCGGCGTACGACCGGGCCATCGATCTCGCCGGCAACCCCGCGGAACGGGCCTACCTCACCCGCCGTCGCAACCAGCTCGCCGGCTGACGCGGGTGATGGACGCCGCCGAGTGGAAGGACCTGGACGAGTTCCTGTTTGCTCGGGCGATGCAGCACGACAGCCCGAAGCTGCTGTTCCGCCTCGCGTGCGAGTACCTGCTCTCGTCGCGGGTGATCCGGCCCCGACGTGCTGCGCTCCGGTGACGTGTTCGTGCCCGGCGGCCGGCGTTACGCCGACCCGGCGTCGTTCCTGCTCACCGCCGAGGCGTGGGCTCCGCAGAAGCTGGAGTTCCGCCACCTGGTCGGCAAGTCGGTGGAGGCTGCCGACGCGCTCGCGCAGGCCGGCGACGAACTGCACACTGCCCTGACACCGACCTGGAGACCCAGCTGGCCAAGGGTGATCGGTGCGAGGTGCGGCGACCGACGCCGGGGAACTGATCATCTCGCCGCTGTCCGCGGAGGATGTGCCGGCCGAGGCCGATGCGCTGCGCACGGAGCTGGGCCGGCATCGTCGTTTTCGGGACGGCCACGGCGCCTCCAGCGCGCCGGCCCTGACACCCGGCCAGTCCGGTCGTTGCTGTCATACGGCTTTGAGGCTCTCCGTGGGAGCTTGGTGCGCCACGGGCAGGGGGCGGACGGTGCCGGCTATGAGTACGGCCACGCCGAGGAGTGCGGCGACAATGACCAGGCCGCGTAGCACGGTGAGGTGGTTGCCGAGGACGCCGATGGTGGGCGGTCCGGCGAGAGCCGCGCAGTAGCCGATCGAGGCGATGACGCTGACGCGGGCGGCGGCGCGGCGTGGATCGTCGCCGCCGGCGCTCATACCGACCGGGAAGCCGAGTGAGACCCCGAGCCCCCAGAACAGGCAGCCGGCGAAGGCGTAGAGGAACGTGGGTGCGAATACGAACAGTACGACTCCGGCGATGCCGATCAGGGCCAGGAGGCGCACGACGGCGGTGCGGCCGTAGCGGTCCAACAGCGCCGGGCCGAACCAGCGGCCGGTTGTCATGGCGATGAGGAATGCCGCGAAGGCAAGTGTGCCGAGGGCGTCCGGGACGTGGTACCCATCGATCGCGGCGACGCTGATCCAGTTGTTGCCGACGCCCTCAGCGAAGGCGAAGGCGAACACGAACACCCCGATGAGCAGGGTGCGCGGTTCCCGCCAGGCGGTCAGCGCGCTGGCCGTCGGCGCCTGCTCGGGCCCGTCCGGTCCGGTCGGTTCATGATCGGCGACGAACCGCTGGGCTTGCCACACCACGCCGACCGCAATCAGCACGGCGACGGCGGTCAGGTGCACGGCGACCGGCGCGTGCAGGGCCACCATTGCCGCGCCCAGGAGCGCGCCGACGACCGTTCCGAGGCTAAACCCGGCGTGGAAGCGGGACATGATCGACCGGCGGAGATGTCGTTCCACCACGGTGCCCTGCACGTTCATCGCCACATCCCAGGCGCCGTGGGCGAAACCGACCAGGAACAGCCCGACCACTACCGGTACGACGCCGGCGAGTGTGC
The Micromonospora pisi DNA segment above includes these coding regions:
- a CDS encoding MFS transporter → MTPTAATSVTPQAVGAASTATYAAFIGSGFAFASWASRIPQVRDRLDLDPAALGMLLLAVAAGSLLALPLSGLVVTRIGSARVVTVMAVLHGVGLTTAAVGTLAGVVPVVVGLFLVGFAHGAWDVAMNVQGTVVERHLRRSIMSRFHAGFSLGTVVGALLGAAMVALHAPVAVHLTAVAVLIAVGVVWQAQRFVADHEPTGPDGPEQAPTASALTAWREPRTLLIGVFVFAFAFAEGVGNNWISVAAIDGYHVPDALGTLAFAAFLIAMTTGRWFGPALLDRYGRTAVVRLLALIGIAGVVLFVFAPTFLYAFAGCLFWGLGVSLGFPVGMSAGGDDPRRAAARVSVIASIGYCAALAGPPTIGVLGNHLTVLRGLVIVAALLGVAVLIAGTVRPLPVAHQAPTESLKAV
- a CDS encoding RNA polymerase sigma factor gives rise to the protein MTGPTVAQAITRVHQEEWARVVACLARRFGDLDVAEEATAEAFMVAAERWPREGVPPNPGGWLATTATRKAIDWLRRESQRDAKHREARIVYDDTPPEPTGPVEDDRLRLVFTCCHPALAMEARVALTLRLLGGLTVPEIARAFLVQETTMAQRITRAKAKIKAAHIPYRVPSADDIRERLAGVLAVVYLIFNEGYLAGEGDDPVRVDLTDQAIHLGRLLRTLLPDDGEVAGLLALMLFTDARRPARVSHTGELVTLHEQDRGAWDRTLIAEGNALVRERIEAVAAGGGPPGRYQLQAAINAVHTEAPSARDTNWSTIVALYGRMVLLDPSPIVRLNRAVAVAEIDGPGVGLAEIDRLAEVLDGYHAFHAARADLLRRLGRGGESRAAYDRAIDLAGNPAERAYLTRRRNQLAG